The sequence below is a genomic window from Cyanobacterium stanieri LEGE 03274.
AATATTAAAGATTATTTTAAATAAACAGCATAGTATATTTTATCATTTATTATCCCTCGAAAACAGTTATTAAACCAATCATGATTACCATAGGGGAGTTAGGAGAAAAAATAGTAGCCACATGGCTAGAACCCCAAAACTACCAAATATTGCACCACCGATGGCATTGCCGATGGGGCGAAATCGATTTAATTGCCCTAGATAACCATAACTCTGAGCTAGTTTTTATGGAAGTTAAAACCCGTAAACCACAAAATTGGGATCAAAATGGACTAGAAGCCCTCAATATAAATAAACAGAAAAGAATTTATACTACCGCTCAAATATTTCTTTCTAAAAACCCCCTTTGGCAAAATTATAATTGTCGTTTTGATTTAATTTTATTAACTTATATTATAAGAAAAAATAACTCTAATCAAGGCTTAATAAAAATATTAAACAGCAATCAAATTATGTATGAAAATTATATTTTTACTATCAAAAATCATCTTAAAAATGTTTTATAAAATCTATTTATTCTCTCGCGAAGGGGGAAAATATAAAGAGATAACAGAAAATAATAAAAGTACATCGTAAAATATTATTTGAGTATTTATTAAACTTTTTATATGATATTATAAAAAAATATTAGATGTACAAGTTAATTAATAAAGATTAAAGTTGAATAAACAACAAATCAAAACAGCCATAGATTTATTTGCAGGGATTGGGGGATTTAGACTAGCCCTCGAAAAAAACGGAATACAATGCGTTTATTCCAATGATCATAATAAATATAGTTGCCAAACTTATTCAGCAAACTTTGGAGACATCCACTGTGCTGATTTAAATGATATTCCCGCAGAAACAATACCTAGTTTCGATTTATTATGTGGGGGCTTTCCTTGTCAACCATTTTCCATTGCCGGGGTGAGCAAGAAACAATCTTTAGGCAGAAACCATGGTTTTGATGATGAAAAACAAGGTAATTTATTTTTTGAGATTTTAAGAATCATTGACTATCATCAACCAAAGGTAATTTTTTTAGAGAATGTCAAAAATTTAAAAA
It includes:
- a CDS encoding YraN family protein codes for the protein MITIGELGEKIVATWLEPQNYQILHHRWHCRWGEIDLIALDNHNSELVFMEVKTRKPQNWDQNGLEALNINKQKRIYTTAQIFLSKNPLWQNYNCRFDLILLTYIIRKNNSNQGLIKILNSNQIMYENYIFTIKNHLKNVL